A section of the Campylobacter porcelli genome encodes:
- the mnmC gene encoding bifunctional tRNA (5-methylaminomethyl-2-thiouridine)(34)-methyltransferase MnmD/FAD-dependent 5-carboxymethylaminomethyl-2-thiouridine(34) oxidoreductase MnmC, which yields MIEYINNTLYSSKFDDIYFNTYEPLKECQYSYSSALEQIDNDEIVVAEAGFGTGLNLFCTIEKFKTLNKKSLHYIAVEKYPFSKNELTTIYRELGLGGDIYDEFLDSYYIVKNSLLRIYLLNSTIIVDLYFGDILEFLDECEFRADIWYLDGFAPSKNPQMWSEEFLSNLAAYSSENAVIRSFSCARVVRDRLSQNGFEVSKIKGYHKKREMLQAICVTPKSRVKREIWFEPPKIVKPKSVLVVGAGIAGLSIATLFSKAGFEVIVAESASSSAQGASSNLAGVCAPLITQPGVILGDMHISSFLLSRQFYKRFGGEFVDFCGCDEYLISDKMAAKFNHKSEFFTIFNDIYPRANIDLAMQIMPKNLSQSLASKLNICYGYEYKSLKYQNGSYEVKFNNLNIIKADLVIFANGNRVRELFLGEFNDPYMQLSSVRGQTTLVSEFIKLDRPLSARGYITKAVDKIQLIGASYARGDEYALPRSSDDDGNLALVSEFIDRKDIDIIGSNVGFRGYSGDRFPIIGGVHNASRYMQIYSSLLWTKGKLTHQDPIYHPNILISAAHGSRGLSTAIMGANILLDMVLGRQICVKKSILHALNPSRFLVRKLKKGLVKPAEISTN from the coding sequence ATGATTGAGTATATCAATAATACGCTTTATAGCTCTAAATTTGATGATATATACTTTAATACTTATGAGCCGCTTAAGGAGTGCCAATACTCTTATAGTAGTGCTTTGGAGCAGATTGATAATGATGAAATAGTAGTAGCTGAGGCTGGATTTGGCACGGGGCTAAATCTCTTTTGCACTATTGAAAAATTCAAAACCCTAAACAAAAAAAGCCTTCACTATATCGCAGTTGAGAAGTATCCATTTAGCAAGAATGAGCTAACTACTATATATAGAGAGCTTGGGCTTGGTGGCGATATTTATGATGAGTTTTTAGATAGTTATTATATTGTCAAAAATTCGCTTTTGCGTATATATTTGCTAAATTCAACCATTATTGTTGATCTATATTTTGGCGATATTTTGGAGTTTTTAGATGAGTGCGAGTTTAGGGCTGATATTTGGTATTTAGATGGATTTGCTCCAAGTAAAAATCCCCAAATGTGGAGCGAAGAGTTTTTATCAAATTTAGCCGCTTACTCTAGTGAAAATGCGGTTATTAGAAGCTTTAGCTGCGCTAGGGTGGTGCGTGATAGACTTAGTCAAAATGGATTTGAAGTTAGCAAGATTAAGGGCTATCATAAAAAGCGAGAGATGCTACAAGCCATTTGTGTAACGCCAAAGAGTAGGGTTAAAAGGGAAATTTGGTTTGAGCCGCCAAAGATAGTTAAGCCAAAAAGCGTTTTGGTAGTTGGTGCTGGTATTGCTGGATTATCCATCGCTACGTTATTTAGCAAAGCTGGATTTGAAGTCATTGTGGCTGAGAGTGCTAGTAGCTCAGCTCAAGGTGCTAGCTCAAATTTAGCTGGTGTTTGTGCGCCACTGATTACTCAGCCTGGAGTGATTTTAGGCGATATGCATATTAGCTCATTTTTATTATCAAGGCAGTTTTATAAGAGATTTGGTGGTGAATTTGTAGATTTTTGCGGTTGTGATGAGTATTTGATAAGTGATAAAATGGCGGCTAAATTTAACCATAAAAGCGAGTTTTTTACCATTTTTAATGATATATATCCTAGGGCAAATATCGATCTTGCTATGCAAATTATGCCTAAAAATCTTTCTCAAAGCCTAGCTAGCAAGCTAAATATTTGCTATGGCTATGAGTATAAATCCCTTAAATATCAAAATGGTAGCTATGAGGTTAAATTTAATAATTTAAATATTATTAAAGCGGATTTAGTGATTTTTGCTAATGGTAATAGGGTAAGGGAGCTTTTTTTAGGTGAGTTTAATGACCCATATATGCAACTTAGCAGTGTTCGAGGGCAGACTACATTAGTTAGTGAGTTTATCAAGCTTGATAGACCACTTAGTGCTAGAGGGTATATAACCAAAGCAGTAGATAAAATCCAGCTAATTGGTGCTAGCTATGCTAGAGGCGATGAGTATGCCTTGCCTAGAAGTAGCGATGATGATGGGAATTTGGCTTTAGTGAGTGAATTTATCGATAGAAAAGATATAGATATAATTGGCTCAAATGTTGGATTTAGAGGCTATAGTGGCGATAGATTTCCTATAATTGGCGGAGTTCATAATGCGAGTAGATATATGCAAATTTATAGCTCACTTCTATGGACAAAGGGCAAACTAACCCATCAAGATCCGATCTATCACCCAAATATTTTAATCAGTGCAGCTCATGGCTCAAGGGGGCTTAGCACGGCAATTATGGGTGCTAATATCTTGCTTGATATGGTTTTGGGGCGTCAAATTTGTGTTAAAAAATCGATATTACACGCCTTAAATCCATCGAGATTTCTAGTAAGAAAGCTAAAAAAAGGCTTAGTAAAACCAGCTGAAATTTCTACTAATTAG
- a CDS encoding RelA/SpoT family protein, with translation MNQIDSEQLLEQLIDDVVCAKSIESAKDVLYSVAKPTGMLLKAVDYCVRLHDGQFRKSGEPYSIHPILVCSFVAHMGGDESMLIAALLHDVVEDTECTEEELQFEFGEEVAVLVRGLTKIVAIRENELISSSSNEKLAASALTFRKMLLVSIEDVRVLIIKLCDRLHNMLTLDVLRPEKQKRISEETLVVYAPIAHRLGISSIKNILEDLSFKYVMPKEYAGIESYINEHKQQLQLKINSFSQKVSEKLLANGFSEDSFMMQKRIKHYYSIYLKMQRKGISLEEVLDLLAVRILVHNPKDCYLALGIIHMNFNPLISRFKDYIALPKQNGYQTIHTTIFDDKTIIEAQIRSFDMHKTAEYGVAAHWKYKSGGLVSPKLDWLSDIKAQESDDKSIEELYEYAKDSLYVEDIAVYSPKGGIFTLPRGATALDYAYEIHSEVGLHAKEAYINRIKVPLLTELKNGDIVRIITGDEAKYRCSWLDSVKTGKARATIRSFCRQKLRDINYQVSIDILSAIFNVSNDRILDWLEKEGLSKKISKIATDSVYLKEVVQILDTHSKKDKLFSLKFGDKHEIKKQKFDNIVVYSNFAIKSVDFDYCCNPKRGDDIIGFRNGSNVTVHHKLCERAAKLMSDKEEMIFVKWTRNAPHRYKVILSIENKRGSLAEFLTYLAKLNVDLVTITLSESDDLIAADYFDVVIELSDNLDSSVIKDKLKDRYKIAEFSSLSDAYKN, from the coding sequence TTGAATCAAATAGATAGCGAGCAGCTCTTAGAGCAGCTTATTGATGATGTTGTCTGTGCTAAAAGCATAGAATCGGCAAAAGATGTTTTATACTCTGTGGCTAAGCCAACTGGAATGCTTTTAAAGGCTGTTGATTACTGCGTTAGATTGCATGATGGGCAGTTTAGAAAAAGTGGTGAGCCATACTCCATTCATCCTATTTTGGTATGTTCATTTGTAGCACATATGGGTGGCGATGAGAGTATGCTTATTGCCGCTTTACTCCATGATGTGGTAGAGGATACTGAATGCACTGAAGAGGAGTTGCAATTTGAGTTTGGTGAAGAGGTTGCGGTGCTTGTGCGTGGTCTTACGAAGATTGTGGCAATTAGAGAAAATGAGCTTATTAGCTCCAGTTCTAATGAGAAGTTAGCAGCTTCAGCTTTGACATTTAGAAAGATGCTTTTAGTATCTATAGAAGATGTGAGAGTTTTGATTATCAAGCTTTGTGATAGATTACATAATATGCTAACCTTAGATGTCTTAAGACCAGAAAAGCAAAAGAGAATTTCAGAAGAGACCCTAGTGGTTTATGCTCCAATTGCCCATAGGCTTGGTATCTCATCTATTAAAAATATCTTAGAGGATTTAAGCTTTAAGTATGTTATGCCTAAAGAGTATGCTGGGATTGAGTCATATATCAATGAGCATAAGCAGCAGTTACAACTAAAGATAAATTCATTTAGCCAAAAGGTGAGCGAAAAGCTTTTGGCAAATGGCTTTTCTGAAGATAGCTTTATGATGCAAAAACGCATTAAGCACTACTACTCAATATATTTAAAAATGCAAAGAAAGGGTATAAGCTTAGAAGAGGTTTTGGATCTTTTAGCCGTTAGAATTTTAGTCCATAATCCAAAGGATTGCTACTTAGCACTTGGGATTATACATATGAATTTTAACCCATTAATATCGAGATTTAAAGATTATATAGCCTTGCCAAAGCAAAATGGATATCAAACTATCCACACAACAATCTTTGATGATAAAACTATTATCGAAGCTCAAATTCGCTCATTTGATATGCATAAGACAGCAGAGTATGGCGTAGCAGCTCACTGGAAGTATAAAAGTGGTGGCTTGGTCTCTCCTAAGCTAGATTGGCTAAGTGATATTAAAGCTCAAGAGAGCGATGATAAAAGCATTGAAGAACTATATGAGTATGCCAAAGATAGCTTGTATGTAGAAGATATTGCAGTATATTCACCAAAAGGTGGGATATTTACACTTCCTAGGGGTGCTACGGCTTTGGATTATGCCTATGAAATTCACTCTGAAGTTGGTCTTCATGCTAAAGAGGCTTATATAAATAGGATAAAAGTCCCTTTATTAACCGAGCTAAAAAATGGAGATATAGTTCGCATTATTACAGGCGATGAGGCTAAATATCGTTGTAGCTGGCTTGATAGCGTTAAAACTGGTAAGGCTAGAGCTACTATTAGAAGCTTTTGTCGTCAAAAATTAAGGGATATAAACTATCAAGTATCTATTGATATATTATCTGCTATATTTAATGTTAGCAATGATAGAATTTTAGATTGGTTAGAAAAAGAAGGATTAAGTAAGAAGATTTCTAAGATTGCTACAGATTCTGTATATCTAAAAGAGGTTGTTCAAATTCTAGATACGCACTCTAAAAAAGATAAGCTATTTTCACTTAAATTTGGCGATAAACACGAGATTAAAAAGCAGAAATTTGACAATATAGTGGTATATTCAAATTTCGCTATTAAGAGTGTGGATTTTGATTATTGTTGTAATCCAAAACGGGGCGATGATATTATAGGATTTAGAAATGGTAGTAATGTTACAGTTCATCATAAGCTATGTGAAAGAGCTGCTAAGTTGATGAGCGATAAAGAGGAGATGATCTTTGTCAAATGGACAAGAAATGCTCCACATAGATATAAGGTTATTTTAAGCATTGAAAATAAAAGGGGAAGTTTGGCTGAATTTTTAACCTATTTGGCTAAGCTAAATGTCGATTTGGTTACTATTACGCTTAGTGAAAGTGATGATTTGATAGCGGCTGATTATTTTGATGTGGTAATAGAGCTTAGTGATAATTTAGATAGTTCAGTGATTAAAGATAAGCTAAAAGATCGCTATAAGATAGCTGAATTTAGCTCACTAAGTGATGCATATAAAAATTAA
- a CDS encoding nitronate monooxygenase — MELKSLKIGKYVIKYPIIQGGMGLGISWNKLAGNVSLNGGLGVISSVGTGYYEHRAHITKELNSKPYDSVNFYSREGFKAIIDNARKICGDRPLAANIMCASNDYARIVKDACEHGINIIISGAGLPTNLPELTKGFADVALVPIISSAKALKIICKRWYDRYNRLPDAVVLEGPLSGGHQGFTYEQCLDPNYQLENLIKPVVDEATRWADIKKEQIPVVAAGGIWDHDDIAKVINLGASGVQMGTRFIGTYECDAADGFKEVLLAAKKEDIRLIKSPVGYPARGIQTNLLDLVDKKAGPKIQCISNCVAPCQRGKEAKQVGYCIADRLYDAVSGNKETGLFFSGANGYRLNEIISVKELIKKLVYGENS; from the coding sequence ATGGAATTAAAGAGTTTAAAGATCGGAAAATATGTAATCAAATATCCCATAATTCAAGGTGGTATGGGTCTTGGTATAAGCTGGAATAAATTAGCTGGTAATGTAAGCTTAAATGGCGGTTTGGGCGTTATAAGCTCTGTTGGCACTGGGTATTATGAGCATAGAGCTCATATCACCAAAGAGTTAAATTCAAAGCCATATGATAGTGTGAATTTCTACTCTAGAGAGGGGTTTAAAGCTATAATCGATAATGCTCGTAAAATTTGTGGCGATAGACCGCTAGCGGCAAATATAATGTGTGCTAGTAATGATTATGCTAGGATTGTAAAAGATGCTTGTGAGCATGGTATAAATATCATAATTTCAGGGGCTGGACTTCCTACAAATTTACCTGAGCTTACCAAGGGGTTTGCTGATGTAGCTTTGGTGCCAATTATAAGCTCTGCTAAAGCTCTAAAAATAATTTGTAAAAGGTGGTATGATCGCTACAATAGACTACCTGATGCGGTTGTGCTAGAAGGGCCACTTAGTGGGGGACATCAAGGATTTACATATGAGCAGTGCCTAGATCCAAATTATCAGCTTGAGAATTTGATTAAGCCAGTAGTTGATGAGGCAACTAGATGGGCTGATATAAAAAAAGAGCAAATTCCAGTAGTAGCAGCTGGTGGGATCTGGGATCATGATGATATTGCTAAGGTTATTAATCTTGGAGCAAGTGGCGTTCAGATGGGAACTAGATTTATAGGAACCTATGAGTGTGATGCTGCGGATGGATTTAAAGAGGTATTACTCGCTGCTAAAAAAGAGGATATTAGGCTTATTAAAAGCCCAGTTGGATACCCAGCTCGTGGAATTCAGACAAATTTGCTTGATTTAGTAGATAAAAAAGCTGGACCAAAAATCCAATGTATAAGCAACTGCGTAGCCCCATGTCAAAGAGGCAAAGAGGCTAAGCAAGTTGGATATTGTATCGCTGATAGGCTATATGACGCAGTAAGCGGTAATAAGGAGACTGGGCTATTTTTCAGTGGGGCAAATGGGTATAGATTAAATGAGATAATTAGCGTTAAAGAGCTTATAAAAAAGTTGGTTTATGGGGAAAATAGTTAA
- a CDS encoding MFS transporter, whose protein sequence is MKKYYALLCYKPNLRILSSIQFICYFGMWFSHTGIFTLLIQMSAPVWAITLAAAMAFIPNVLLAPINGVIVDRFNPKNLMMIMLLIETITVFMLLFIDDISLLWLLFIIIFVRMGVGVVYFQTEMSLLPNLMSRKNLKLANEIHSIIWAVSYTAGMGLAGIFIHYFGIKASFLFDFGLYIFGMLILTRLKAPQIIKTTTQNILKMMIEGLRYIRSNPVLIHIILLHSFVGVTAYDNLIALMAKYEYKEIMSISLIIGFMNMTRAFSLVVGPMVLSKFTNDKTLIWLFIGEFLGIGLWAILQFNYYLGLIGLVAAGFCTSTLWSYTFTMLQNNCDKRFYGRVIAYKDMVYYFISATISFVVGLLYESGVSLAMITFLMAMIFLFGAFYYLYVYRHYTLS, encoded by the coding sequence GTGAAAAAGTATTACGCATTGCTTTGTTATAAGCCAAATTTGAGAATTTTAAGCTCTATACAATTTATATGTTATTTTGGAATGTGGTTTTCTCATACTGGGATTTTTACCCTTTTGATACAGATGTCAGCTCCTGTGTGGGCTATTACCTTAGCTGCTGCGATGGCCTTTATCCCAAATGTGCTTTTAGCCCCTATAAATGGCGTGATTGTAGATAGATTTAACCCTAAAAATTTAATGATGATAATGCTATTAATAGAGACTATTACCGTTTTTATGCTACTTTTTATAGATGATATTTCTTTGCTTTGGTTGCTTTTTATAATTATTTTTGTGCGTATGGGGGTAGGGGTTGTATATTTTCAAACTGAGATGAGTCTGCTGCCAAATTTAATGAGTAGGAAAAATCTAAAATTAGCAAATGAAATTCACTCCATCATCTGGGCTGTCTCATATACTGCTGGAATGGGGTTAGCTGGGATTTTTATCCACTATTTTGGGATTAAGGCGTCATTTTTGTTTGATTTTGGGCTATATATCTTTGGTATGCTGATTTTAACTCGTTTAAAAGCACCACAAATCATAAAAACCACCACTCAAAATATCTTAAAAATGATGATTGAGGGGTTAAGGTATATTAGATCAAATCCAGTATTAATACATATAATATTGCTACACTCATTTGTAGGGGTCACAGCCTATGATAATTTAATCGCCCTTATGGCAAAATATGAGTATAAGGAGATTATGAGTATATCATTGATAATTGGATTTATGAATATGACAAGGGCGTTTTCTTTGGTTGTTGGTCCTATGGTTTTGAGTAAATTTACAAATGACAAAACGCTCATATGGCTATTTATTGGTGAATTTTTGGGGATTGGGCTGTGGGCTATTTTGCAGTTTAATTACTATTTGGGGCTTATAGGGCTTGTGGCGGCTGGATTTTGTACCTCTACTTTGTGGTCATATACATTTACAATGTTACAAAATAATTGCGATAAGAGATTTTATGGTAGGGTTATAGCTTATAAAGATATGGTGTATTATTTTATATCTGCTACCATATCTTTTGTGGTTGGACTTTTATATGAAAGTGGTGTGAGTCTAGCTATGATTACATTTTTGATGGCGATGATATTTTTGTTTGGGGCATTTTACTACCTTTATGTATATAGACACTATACTCTTTCATAA
- a CDS encoding dehypoxanthine futalosine cyclase: MSRLSVDEALNLIKNGDLRELGEMASAKKLELHPDKITTFIVDRNINYTNTCWVDCKFCAFYKHVNEDEAYLLSFDEINKKIDELIEIGGTQILFQGGVHPKLKIDWYEKLVSHIATKYPNIDIHGFSAVEIDYIARVSKISISEVLSRLKKAGLYSIPGAGAEILSDRVRDIISPKKCSSDTWLEVHKEAHKIGVKSTATMMFGTIESDEEIVEHLDKIRNLQDETSGFRAFILWSFQSANTKLIQEIPNIKKQSPNRYLRLLAVSRLFLDNFANIQSSWVTQGSYIGQLALKFGANDLGSTMMEENVVKAAGASYRMSQDQMIELIKDIGEFPAKRNTNYDILQRF; this comes from the coding sequence GTGAGTAGATTAAGCGTTGATGAGGCTTTAAACCTTATCAAAAATGGAGATTTAAGAGAGCTTGGAGAGATGGCAAGCGCTAAAAAATTAGAGCTTCACCCTGATAAAATCACAACTTTTATAGTAGATAGAAATATCAATTACACTAACACATGTTGGGTAGATTGTAAATTTTGTGCGTTTTATAAGCATGTTAATGAAGATGAGGCTTACTTGCTTAGCTTTGATGAGATTAATAAGAAGATTGATGAGCTAATAGAGATTGGCGGGACGCAAATTCTCTTCCAAGGTGGCGTCCATCCAAAACTCAAAATCGATTGGTATGAAAAATTAGTCTCTCATATCGCCACAAAATACCCAAATATCGATATTCACGGCTTTTCTGCTGTGGAGATAGACTATATAGCTAGAGTTTCTAAAATTTCAATTAGCGAGGTCTTATCTAGGCTTAAAAAGGCTGGATTATATAGCATTCCTGGTGCTGGAGCTGAGATATTAAGCGATAGAGTTCGCGATATAATCTCACCTAAGAAGTGCTCTAGCGATACTTGGCTAGAGGTACATAAAGAGGCTCATAAAATTGGGGTAAAAAGCACGGCTACAATGATGTTTGGCACAATTGAGAGCGATGAGGAGATAGTAGAGCATTTAGATAAAATTCGCAATCTCCAAGATGAAACTAGCGGATTTAGAGCTTTTATTTTATGGAGTTTTCAATCAGCTAATACAAAACTAATCCAAGAGATACCAAATATCAAAAAGCAATCTCCAAATAGATATTTAAGACTACTAGCAGTATCAAGGCTATTTTTAGATAATTTTGCTAATATCCAAAGTAGCTGGGTAACCCAAGGCTCATATATAGGACAATTAGCGCTTAAATTTGGTGCTAATGACCTAGGTAGCACTATGATGGAAGAAAATGTAGTCAAAGCCGCCGGTGCAAGCTATAGAATGAGCCAAGATCAAATGATAGAGCTAATCAAAGATATAGGCGAATTCCCAGCTAAACGAAATACAAATTACGATATTTTACAAAGATTTTAA
- a CDS encoding N-acetylmuramoyl-L-alanine amidase family protein, giving the protein MGKIVKLLLPFILVIFAFGGVFDDFDNKFTKANKQDKVQIYHELKGVYLSSILNDNDKLKLESLKRLVSGGKILKVDYSVYAKELSSIQAQNTAIKDSLKPKIATKNSIKESKNNQKNNQKDKSGDITYKVLSISSSKTTFILNLNSNSSDLNIKSSQLNQNKTYRKIFDFNGVLTTSYKNKKDQISDQIRIAQFNKEIVRVVFTDDKSQDIEYKLSGNSVIFTLKSAKNSNFTTKSTTQKATTTKKSTQKSDNAQKATIKTNSGKNKIVVLDAGHGGKDAGAVGKNKLYEKNVVLNIALEAGRILKNRGYKVYYTRSSDKFINLRNRTSFANEKKADIFISIHANAAPNEKKAKEMQGIETYFLSPTRSERSMQAANLENKADTDEMNYFTKISYLNFLNREKIIASNKLAIDVQSNLLGAVKSKFKVVDGGVREAPFWVLVGALMPAVLIEAGYITHTNDHKLLSDKNYTNKIALGIANGIDDYFAKNQ; this is encoded by the coding sequence ATGGGGAAAATAGTTAAGCTTTTATTGCCATTTATTCTTGTTATTTTTGCCTTTGGTGGTGTGTTTGATGATTTTGATAATAAATTTACTAAGGCAAATAAGCAAGATAAAGTTCAAATTTATCACGAGTTAAAGGGCGTATATCTTAGTTCTATATTAAATGATAATGACAAATTAAAATTAGAGAGCTTAAAAAGATTAGTTAGTGGCGGGAAGATTCTTAAGGTAGATTATAGCGTTTATGCTAAGGAGCTAAGTAGCATACAAGCCCAAAATACCGCAATCAAAGATAGTCTAAAGCCAAAAATCGCCACTAAAAATAGCATTAAAGAGAGCAAGAATAATCAAAAAAATAATCAAAAAGATAAAAGCGGTGATATAACCTATAAAGTCCTATCTATATCATCTTCTAAAACCACTTTTATTTTGAATTTAAATAGTAATAGTAGTGATTTAAATATCAAATCATCACAGCTTAATCAGAATAAAACATATCGCAAAATATTTGATTTTAATGGAGTATTAACTACAAGTTATAAGAATAAAAAGGATCAAATCTCAGATCAAATCAGAATAGCTCAGTTTAATAAAGAGATAGTTAGGGTTGTTTTCACTGATGATAAATCGCAAGATATTGAGTATAAATTAAGCGGTAATAGTGTGATTTTTACCCTAAAATCAGCTAAAAATTCAAATTTCACCACAAAATCAACTACGCAAAAAGCCACCACCACAAAAAAATCTACACAAAAAAGCGATAACGCTCAAAAAGCCACCATAAAGACAAATTCAGGTAAAAATAAGATTGTAGTTTTAGATGCTGGACATGGCGGTAAGGACGCTGGAGCTGTAGGTAAAAATAAATTATATGAGAAAAATGTTGTTTTAAATATAGCCTTAGAGGCTGGAAGGATCTTAAAAAATCGTGGTTATAAGGTGTATTATACAAGAAGTAGCGATAAATTTATAAATCTTAGAAATCGCACAAGCTTTGCTAATGAGAAAAAAGCTGATATATTCATCTCAATCCACGCAAATGCCGCCCCAAATGAGAAAAAAGCTAAAGAGATGCAAGGCATTGAGACCTATTTTTTAAGTCCAACTAGAAGTGAGCGAAGCATGCAAGCTGCAAATTTAGAGAATAAAGCTGATACCGATGAGATGAACTATTTTACCAAAATTAGTTATCTAAATTTTTTAAACCGAGAGAAGATTATCGCTTCTAATAAGCTTGCTATTGATGTTCAATCCAATCTCTTAGGTGCGGTCAAATCTAAATTTAAAGTAGTAGATGGCGGGGTAAGAGAGGCGCCATTTTGGGTTTTGGTGGGGGCTTTGATGCCTGCTGTATTGATAGAAGCTGGATATATAACCCATACAAATGACCATAAATTGCTATCGGATAAAAACTACACTAACAAAATTGCTCTTGGGATAGCAAATGGAATTGATGATTATTTTGCGAAAAATCAATGA
- the tyrS gene encoding tyrosine--tRNA ligase, giving the protein MMIAKIMSEIRRGTAEIIDYECIEKLVKNYYENGKNFYIKAGFDPTAPDLHLGHTVVLNKMRLLQEHGGIVQFLIGDFTAKIGDPTGKSATRKILSDEVIAQNAKTYKEQVFKILDESKTEVMFNSAWLNNLGADGLIALASTFNVARMLERDDFTKRYKAETPIAISEFLYPLLQGYDSVAMKCDIEMGGTDQKFNLLMGRTLGRTYNIGKEQAIIMMPLLVGLDGVNKMSKSLGNYIGVTESASDIFAKTLSISDDLMWVWYELLSSLSIDEIDKLKSDVKSGALHPKVAKENLALELAARFNTKEAAMEAMKEFNRVHAKGELPSDMAKFEINADDIWIVEALSLCKLVGSNSDARRHIKANAVSINQAKISDEQLRLSKGEYVLQVGKKAYARLEVK; this is encoded by the coding sequence ATTATGATAGCTAAAATTATGAGTGAAATTAGGCGTGGAACTGCTGAGATAATTGATTATGAGTGTATTGAGAAATTAGTCAAAAACTACTATGAAAATGGCAAAAATTTCTATATCAAAGCTGGATTTGACCCTACAGCTCCAGATCTTCACTTAGGTCATACAGTGGTGCTAAATAAGATGAGATTGCTCCAAGAGCACGGCGGTATCGTGCAGTTTTTGATAGGTGATTTTACTGCTAAAATTGGAGATCCAACTGGCAAGAGTGCTACTAGAAAGATTTTAAGCGATGAGGTTATAGCTCAAAATGCTAAAACCTATAAAGAGCAGGTATTTAAAATTTTAGATGAGAGCAAGACTGAAGTTATGTTTAATTCAGCTTGGCTAAATAATCTTGGAGCTGATGGATTGATCGCACTTGCTAGCACATTTAATGTAGCTAGAATGCTTGAGCGTGATGATTTTACTAAACGATATAAGGCTGAGACTCCAATTGCTATTAGCGAGTTTTTGTATCCATTATTACAAGGATATGATAGCGTAGCGATGAAGTGCGATATAGAGATGGGTGGAACGGATCAAAAATTTAATCTCTTAATGGGCAGAACTCTTGGTAGAACATATAATATCGGCAAAGAGCAAGCTATCATTATGATGCCACTTCTTGTGGGTCTTGATGGGGTTAATAAGATGAGTAAGAGTCTTGGTAATTATATTGGTGTTACTGAATCAGCCAGTGATATTTTTGCTAAAACTTTAAGCATTAGCGATGATCTTATGTGGGTTTGGTATGAGCTACTTAGTAGCTTAAGTATCGATGAGATTGATAAGCTTAAAAGTGATGTAAAAAGTGGAGCTTTACACCCTAAGGTTGCTAAGGAGAATTTAGCTCTAGAGTTAGCAGCTAGATTTAACACTAAAGAAGCAGCTATGGAAGCTATGAAGGAGTTTAATAGAGTTCATGCTAAGGGCGAATTGCCAAGCGATATGGCTAAATTTGAGATTAATGCTGATGATATTTGGATAGTAGAAGCACTTAGTTTATGTAAGTTAGTTGGGTCAAATTCAGATGCTCGTCGCCACATTAAGGCAAATGCTGTAAGCATCAATCAAGCTAAGATTAGCGATGAACAGCTTAGACTTTCTAAGGGTGAGTATGTATTACAAGTTGGTAAAAAAGCTTATGCTAGATTAGAGGTAAAATAA